From a single Bacteroidia bacterium genomic region:
- a CDS encoding HAD-IA family hydrolase, with the protein MPKKLLIFDFDGTIADTLVIAEQIMHELAPEFNLPKVSREEFIHLKHKSIPELLKISGLSWTQVPLFIHKARLGFKKYIHQVQPIAGMPKILRSLKNRGYRLGILTSNSPESVSTFLSHHELQLFEFVYSPASLFGKARVIRRVIKKTQLEAKEVVMIGDEVRDVDAAHKAGVDAIAVTWGFNSAELLQSHSPGYILEEPEAFLQLFP; encoded by the coding sequence ATGCCTAAAAAATTACTCATATTCGATTTTGATGGGACTATTGCTGACACACTGGTGATTGCAGAGCAGATTATGCACGAACTGGCACCAGAATTTAACCTTCCAAAGGTGAGCAGGGAGGAGTTTATCCACCTGAAACACAAAAGTATTCCCGAACTACTCAAAATCTCAGGGCTTTCCTGGACACAGGTACCATTGTTTATCCACAAAGCCCGGCTGGGCTTCAAAAAGTATATTCATCAGGTACAACCCATTGCCGGAATGCCGAAAATCCTCCGCAGTCTGAAAAATCGCGGCTACCGCCTGGGCATCCTCACATCCAACTCCCCTGAAAGTGTGAGTACATTTCTTTCCCACCATGAGTTACAGCTATTCGAGTTTGTCTATTCTCCGGCCTCTCTTTTTGGAAAAGCGCGGGTCATACGCCGGGTGATAAAAAAAACTCAGCTGGAAGCAAAAGAAGTTGTGATGATCGGCGATGAGGTCAGGGATGTGGATGCAGCCCATAAAGCCGGGGTTGATGCGATTGCAGTGACATGGGGGTTCAATTCTGCCGAACTACTGCAATCTCATAGCCCGGGATATATTCTCGAAGAGCCGGAGGCATTCCTGCAATTGTTTCCCTAA
- a CDS encoding T9SS type A sorting domain-containing protein has translation MKQALLSALFMLTVSISLGQDTFYSVNDGNWNLTTTWAMNAAGTIPASSTPTSNDTVYIRDSVHLTVAKNYIYRGNIYVSVDGIFDIFSGAGVSDPFIFAGDSFVVEGILHTSSDLHNQKEFTTGSDGEGVMVFGILAIINIGDDLIVNSKSFTVMNNALCGDGGSFDDMYFKGTQAKICGNGKFVIPDALRAWNDNNVEQIPPTNQLLNQICLGFNFYGTVGDCLTETNPKFTGGGTFPVELLSFTANYLNDAVALEWTTASESNNHFFTVERSYDGNEFSLLENIPGAGNSDRVLTYNTTDRRPGRGTIWYRLKQTDFDGQHSYASIVSVTIDQDGPQMFVYPNPANGGPFFIELHGLRADTDMEIRILDIAGKEVYFSKERAGRNGSFTSDISPALSSGAYFIQVKQAGRSLVQKLIF, from the coding sequence ATGAAGCAGGCTTTACTATCAGCACTTTTTATGTTAACGGTATCCATTTCCCTCGGCCAGGACACTTTTTACAGTGTCAACGACGGAAACTGGAACCTTACAACAACCTGGGCGATGAATGCAGCAGGCACCATTCCGGCAAGCAGTACGCCAACCTCCAATGATACCGTTTATATTCGCGACTCAGTCCATCTGACGGTAGCTAAAAACTATATTTACAGGGGAAATATATATGTTTCCGTTGATGGTATATTTGACATTTTTTCCGGCGCAGGGGTCAGTGATCCCTTTATTTTTGCGGGAGATTCTTTTGTCGTAGAAGGTATACTTCACACCAGCAGCGACCTCCATAACCAAAAAGAGTTTACCACAGGGAGTGATGGGGAAGGTGTAATGGTTTTTGGTATCTTAGCCATTATAAACATTGGCGATGACCTGATTGTCAACTCGAAGAGTTTTACGGTCATGAACAATGCGCTTTGCGGTGATGGCGGTTCTTTTGACGATATGTATTTCAAAGGTACCCAGGCGAAAATCTGTGGCAATGGTAAGTTTGTGATACCGGATGCCCTGAGGGCCTGGAATGACAACAATGTTGAACAAATCCCTCCTACCAACCAGTTGCTGAACCAGATCTGCCTTGGCTTCAACTTTTATGGTACAGTGGGTGATTGTCTGACAGAAACCAATCCGAAATTCACAGGCGGAGGTACTTTTCCTGTCGAACTATTGTCCTTCACCGCCAATTATCTGAATGATGCGGTAGCGCTTGAATGGACGACTGCTTCTGAAAGCAATAACCATTTTTTCACTGTCGAGCGGTCCTATGATGGAAATGAATTCTCTCTGCTCGAAAATATTCCCGGCGCAGGCAATAGCGACCGTGTTCTGACGTATAATACTACAGACCGCAGACCAGGAAGAGGAACCATCTGGTATAGATTGAAACAAACAGATTTTGACGGGCAACACAGCTACGCATCCATTGTGTCTGTTACGATCGATCAGGATGGCCCACAGATGTTTGTATATCCGAATCCGGCCAACGGTGGTCCGTTCTTTATCGAACTACATGGTTTACGCGCCGATACAGATATGGAAATCCGGATACTGGACATTGCCGGTAAAGAGGTTTATTTCTCCAAAGAAAGAGCCGGTCGCAATGGTTCATTTACTTCCGATATCTCACCAGCCCTGAGTTCAGGTGCCTATTTTATTCAGGTAAAACAGGCAGGAAGATCCCTGGTACAAAAACTGATTTTCTAA
- a CDS encoding T9SS type A sorting domain-containing protein has translation MKSLLFFLCFYLFSASIFSQNTYYSLKDGNWADPNVWATSAIGNGPAGPPTSSDHVIIRDSVWHFPAAGYIHTGNITVAKYAWYQINNSPGSVYIFGGALLDIFGWVVSTGDLANQVPGSAGSGLIVVNPWAKLHAGHDMILNAYGSLIIDNPNCGAAQTCDGIIFNGDGSGVCGEGALLVPGLVHVYDNSGNEITPYPAALAAAANLVCQNFPFYGSKANCSIQLPILTGTNNNFPVELISFQAEQISDHIQIKWETASELNNDFFTVERAIGESLFEEIATINGAGNSEEVMAYEYSDRKEISGVVSYRLRQTDFDGKSTYSTTVEIVVKKYVSGLSIFPNPALSGPLIIQLNETGALPVRIEIRDCQGRLILSEIKETDTAGNMSFPVELQLPSGYYFVSAVTPKQKYTTRLLKR, from the coding sequence ATGAAAAGTCTGTTATTTTTCCTCTGCTTCTATCTGTTTTCTGCTTCAATTTTTTCTCAAAACACGTACTACTCGCTAAAAGACGGAAACTGGGCCGATCCAAATGTCTGGGCAACTTCCGCAATTGGCAATGGCCCTGCTGGTCCGCCGACCAGTAGTGACCACGTGATTATCAGAGATTCGGTCTGGCATTTTCCAGCGGCGGGATATATTCATACCGGCAATATTACAGTCGCAAAATACGCCTGGTATCAGATCAATAACAGTCCGGGTTCTGTCTACATTTTTGGCGGTGCATTGCTGGATATTTTCGGATGGGTTGTCTCAACAGGAGACCTTGCCAATCAGGTTCCGGGATCGGCAGGCAGCGGGCTGATTGTCGTCAACCCATGGGCAAAACTTCATGCAGGTCATGATATGATACTTAATGCATATGGCAGCCTGATCATAGATAATCCCAATTGCGGGGCTGCGCAGACTTGCGATGGCATTATCTTCAACGGAGATGGCAGCGGTGTCTGCGGCGAAGGTGCATTGCTGGTACCCGGCCTGGTGCACGTATACGACAACAGTGGAAACGAGATTACGCCATACCCCGCAGCGCTTGCGGCGGCAGCAAACCTTGTATGCCAAAACTTCCCATTCTATGGCAGCAAAGCTAATTGCAGCATCCAGTTGCCGATTCTTACCGGCACAAACAACAATTTTCCCGTAGAACTGATTTCTTTTCAGGCAGAACAGATATCCGATCACATCCAGATCAAATGGGAAACCGCTTCCGAGCTAAACAATGATTTTTTTACCGTAGAACGAGCCATAGGAGAATCACTATTTGAAGAAATCGCTACGATAAATGGGGCGGGAAACAGCGAGGAGGTGATGGCTTATGAATATTCAGACCGGAAGGAAATATCAGGCGTCGTGAGTTACCGGTTGCGGCAGACTGATTTTGACGGAAAAAGTACGTATTCGACTACCGTAGAGATTGTTGTAAAAAAATATGTGAGCGGGCTCAGCATTTTCCCAAATCCGGCTCTTTCAGGCCCATTGATCATCCAGTTAAATGAAACCGGGGCCTTACCGGTAAGAATTGAAATCAGAGACTGTCAGGGAAGATTAATCCTTTCAGAGATAAAAGAAACAGATACGGCGGGCAATATGTCCTTCCCGGTAGAATTACAGCTGCCATCGGGATATTATTTTGTTTCGGCTGTCACGCCGAAGCAAAAGTACACCACCCGGTTGCTGAAACGATAG
- a CDS encoding T9SS type A sorting domain-containing protein, giving the protein MKNLLLITLLFTFSLSVISQNTYYTTGLGEGEWSDPQSWSTEENGTEPAGPPTASDHVVISHYLTHLTEAGYTHTGNVTVRPSGTYEIITGIENPGPYVFSGESFEVEGTLITISDFYQSNNNADKNSSVHFINGSLIYINGNLGLYGNAEILSDNKTCGSTEISGDLWLKSTDVSVCGDGSIIVNKRVRAWDAEGMEVEPTPAGINYIQSLICKGFSIYASAEDCENQLPAFTGNGLFKTPGVVATPELALFPNPISGSNVSIKADGFEADENASLIIRNLLGQPISTSTLRTDAEGNISQTLTHNLQPGTYVMVITTNGKSVAKQLRVL; this is encoded by the coding sequence ATGAAAAATCTATTACTGATCACCCTGCTATTTACTTTTTCTCTTTCTGTTATTTCCCAAAATACTTATTACACCACAGGTCTTGGTGAGGGCGAATGGTCTGATCCTCAATCATGGTCAACCGAAGAAAATGGCACAGAGCCTGCCGGTCCCCCCACCGCTTCCGATCACGTGGTCATCAGCCATTACCTTACACACCTGACAGAAGCCGGCTATACACATACAGGCAACGTTACGGTGCGCCCTTCCGGAACCTATGAAATCATCACCGGAATCGAAAATCCCGGCCCCTATGTATTCTCCGGTGAATCATTTGAAGTAGAAGGAACCCTGATTACGATCAGCGATTTCTACCAGTCCAATAATAATGCCGATAAAAACTCTTCCGTACATTTTATCAATGGATCTTTGATCTATATCAACGGAAACCTGGGTCTGTACGGCAATGCAGAAATCCTGTCTGACAATAAAACCTGTGGTTCGACTGAAATATCTGGCGACCTCTGGCTGAAAAGCACTGATGTAAGCGTTTGCGGTGATGGTTCTATTATCGTAAACAAGCGCGTACGTGCATGGGATGCAGAAGGAATGGAAGTAGAGCCAACACCCGCAGGTATCAACTATATCCAATCGCTGATCTGTAAAGGATTTTCTATCTATGCATCTGCCGAAGATTGCGAAAATCAGCTTCCCGCATTCACAGGAAATGGTCTTTTCAAAACTCCCGGAGTGGTTGCAACGCCCGAGCTGGCGCTTTTCCCCAATCCAATCTCCGGCAGCAATGTCTCAATCAAAGCAGATGGTTTCGAAGCTGACGAAAATGCCAGCCTGATCATCCGTAACCTGCTCGGCCAGCCAATCAGCACTTCTACGCTGCGCACAGACGCCGAAGGCAATATCTCCCAGACACTGACCCACAATCTTCAGCCAGGCACTTATGTCATGGTCATCACAACCAATGGCAAAAGCGTAGCCAAACAACTCCGGGTACTCTAA